A genomic window from Thiomonas arsenitoxydans includes:
- the ftsL gene encoding cell division protein FtsL — protein sequence MTRINFLLLFVVVLCAMSVVRAQYQGRRTFAALDVAQQRAEQLQMDKDRLQVEYRAMSAPGRIERIARTQLDMRPITAARTIFVHEGQATLPPLPVMPQSPPKPASKGARR from the coding sequence ATGACCCGAATCAACTTCCTGCTGCTGTTTGTCGTAGTGCTGTGCGCCATGTCGGTGGTACGCGCGCAGTACCAGGGCAGGCGCACGTTTGCCGCGCTGGATGTGGCGCAGCAAAGGGCCGAGCAGTTGCAGATGGACAAGGATCGTCTGCAGGTGGAATATCGCGCGATGAGTGCGCCGGGCCGCATCGAGAGAATCGCGCGCACCCAGCTCGACATGCGCCCCATTACGGCCGCGCGCACCATCTTCGTACACGAAGGCCAGGCCACCCTGCCGCCGCTGCCCGTCATGCCGCAGTCCCCGCCGAAACCGGCCAGTAAAGGCGCGCGGCGATGA
- a CDS encoding amino acid ABC transporter ATP-binding protein produces MIDIRQISKWYGDFQVLTDCSTQIARGEVVVVCGPSGSGKSTLIKCVNALEPFQKGDVVVDGTSIADPKTNLPKLRARVGMVFQHFELFPHLTVTDNLTLAQIKVLGRSKAEAREKGLLYLDRVGLSMHKEKFPGQLSGGQQQRVAIARALAMDPIAMLFDEPTSALDPEMVGEVLDVMVKLAEEGMTMMVVTHEMGFARKVSHRVVFMDAGRVVEDCPTPQFFSTSEQRSERAAHFLAKILQH; encoded by the coding sequence ATGATCGATATTCGCCAGATCAGCAAGTGGTACGGCGACTTCCAGGTGCTCACCGACTGTTCCACGCAGATTGCGCGCGGCGAAGTGGTGGTGGTGTGCGGGCCGTCGGGCTCGGGCAAGTCCACGCTGATCAAGTGCGTCAACGCGCTCGAACCCTTTCAGAAGGGCGACGTGGTGGTGGATGGCACGTCGATTGCCGACCCCAAAACCAATCTGCCCAAGCTGCGCGCGCGCGTGGGCATGGTGTTTCAGCACTTCGAGTTGTTTCCGCACCTGACGGTGACCGACAACCTCACGCTCGCCCAGATCAAGGTGCTCGGGCGCAGCAAGGCCGAGGCGCGCGAAAAGGGCCTGCTCTATCTCGACCGCGTGGGTCTTTCGATGCATAAGGAGAAATTCCCCGGACAACTCTCCGGCGGACAGCAGCAGCGCGTGGCCATCGCGCGTGCGCTGGCGATGGACCCGATTGCCATGCTGTTCGATGAACCGACCTCGGCGCTCGATCCGGAGATGGTGGGCGAAGTGCTCGACGTCATGGTCAAGCTCGCCGAAGAGGGCATGACCATGATGGTGGTCACGCACGAAATGGGCTTTGCGCGCAAGGTGTCGCACCGCGTGGTGTTCATGGATGCCGGGCGCGTGGTGGAAGATTGCCCGACGCCGCAGTTCTTCTCGACCAGCGAACAGCGCAGCGAGCGCGCCGCGCACTTCCTGGCAAAAATCCTGCAGCACTGA
- a CDS encoding amino acid ABC transporter permease, whose product MGDFDFGSIVSVLPFLLKGLTYTIQLTVVAAIGGTLLGILLALARLSHLKWLSLLAAGYINLMRSIPLLLVIFWFYFLVPVMLQSITGSDYPPKIGAERSAYFTFILFEAAYFAEIVRAGIQSIPKGQLGAAYALGLTYAQTMRLIILPQALRNMLPVLLTQTIVLFQDVSLVALLNVTDFVGAAMKIAQRDSRVVEMYTLVAVVYFVLSFLLSQGVKRLHQRIAIVR is encoded by the coding sequence ATGGGCGATTTTGACTTTGGCTCCATCGTCTCGGTCCTGCCCTTTTTGCTCAAGGGGCTGACCTACACCATCCAACTCACCGTGGTGGCGGCCATCGGCGGTACGTTGCTGGGTATTTTGCTGGCCCTGGCGCGGCTGTCTCACCTGAAGTGGCTGTCCTTGCTGGCGGCGGGCTACATCAATCTGATGCGCTCGATTCCGCTGCTGTTGGTGATTTTCTGGTTCTACTTCCTGGTGCCGGTGATGCTGCAGTCGATCACCGGATCGGACTATCCGCCCAAGATCGGGGCGGAGCGCTCGGCCTATTTCACCTTCATTTTGTTCGAGGCGGCGTATTTCGCGGAGATCGTGCGCGCGGGCATCCAGAGCATTCCCAAAGGGCAACTCGGCGCGGCCTATGCGCTGGGCCTGACCTACGCGCAGACGATGCGGCTGATCATCCTGCCGCAGGCGCTGCGCAATATGCTGCCGGTGCTGCTCACCCAGACCATCGTGCTGTTCCAGGACGTGTCGCTGGTGGCGCTGCTCAACGTCACCGACTTCGTCGGCGCCGCCATGAAAATCGCGCAGCGCGACAGCCGCGTGGTCGAGATGTACACCTTGGTGGCCGTGGTGTATTTCGTGCTGAGTTTCCTGCTGTCGCAAGGCGTCAAGCGCCTGCATCAGCGCATCGCCATCGTGCGGTAA
- a CDS encoding amino acid ABC transporter permease, producing MLGLGIFLEDTPDGDTTWGMSLLSGLEYTLLLVVCAWVIAMVLGSVLGVVRTTKHRFWVMLGNGYVELFRNIPLLVQFFLWYFVLPSVIPPLKRFANAVDPGTFQILTAVVCLGLFTAARIAEQVKSGIQSLPRGQTFAGLALGLTPTQTYRYVLLPMAYRIIIPPLTSESMNLVKNSAVAYSIGLTELFFRTREMGEMTFRYFAAFGAATVLYVAVAFSINRIMAWVERATAVPGYMGGSK from the coding sequence ATGCTGGGTTTAGGCATTTTTTTGGAAGACACGCCGGACGGCGACACCACCTGGGGTATGTCGCTGCTTTCCGGGCTGGAATACACCCTGTTGCTGGTGGTCTGCGCCTGGGTGATCGCCATGGTGCTCGGCTCGGTATTGGGGGTGGTGCGCACCACCAAGCACCGCTTTTGGGTGATGCTGGGCAACGGCTATGTGGAACTGTTCCGCAACATCCCCCTTCTGGTGCAGTTTTTTCTCTGGTATTTCGTGCTGCCCAGCGTGATTCCGCCGCTCAAGCGATTTGCCAACGCGGTTGATCCGGGCACCTTCCAGATTCTCACGGCCGTGGTTTGCCTCGGGCTGTTCACCGCGGCGCGGATTGCCGAGCAGGTCAAGTCGGGCATTCAGTCGCTGCCGCGCGGGCAGACTTTCGCCGGGCTGGCGCTCGGGCTGACGCCCACGCAGACCTACCGCTACGTGCTGCTGCCCATGGCGTACCGCATCATCATTCCGCCGCTCACCTCCGAGTCGATGAATCTGGTGAAGAACTCCGCAGTGGCGTATTCCATCGGCTTGACTGAACTGTTTTTCCGCACCCGCGAGATGGGAGAGATGACCTTCCGCTACTTCGCGGCCTTCGGCGCGGCCACGGTGCTGTATGTCGCGGTGGCGTTTTCCATCAACCGCATCATGGCGTGGGTGGAGCGCGCCACGGCGGTGCCGGGCTATATGGGCGGGAGCAAGTGA
- the pyrC gene encoding dihydroorotase, whose translation MTSNSTLTLTRPDDFHLHLRDGAAMRDALPWTARQFARAIVMPNLKPPVVHLRQALDYRARIVAALPEDSDFTPLMTLYLTDDTTPAMVTEAKNSGVVHAFKLYPAGATTNSDSGVTELKRIYPALDAMQQVGMPLLIHGEVTDPEVDVFDREAVFIERHLIALRRAFPELKIVLEHITTAQAAAFIQEAHDRDAQGAPLLAATLTAHHLLHNRNAMFKGGMRPHYYCLPVLKRETHRQALLDVATSGDDRFFLGTDSAPHARNTKETACGCAGCFTAANALELYCAAFEQRNALHRLDDFASRFGAAFYGLPRNTGSITLERRSWQVPDTLPYADADIVPLHAGEAMEWQVQVGV comes from the coding sequence ATGACCTCGAACTCCACGCTCACCCTCACGCGCCCCGACGATTTTCACCTGCATCTACGTGATGGCGCCGCCATGCGTGATGCGCTGCCCTGGACGGCACGGCAATTCGCCCGGGCCATCGTCATGCCCAATCTCAAGCCGCCCGTGGTGCATCTGCGGCAGGCTCTCGACTACCGCGCACGCATCGTGGCCGCCTTGCCTGAGGACAGCGATTTCACCCCGCTGATGACGCTCTATCTCACCGACGACACCACCCCGGCGATGGTGACCGAGGCGAAGAACAGCGGCGTGGTGCATGCGTTCAAGCTCTACCCGGCGGGCGCAACGACTAATTCGGACAGCGGAGTGACCGAACTCAAGCGCATCTATCCGGCGCTCGACGCCATGCAGCAGGTCGGGATGCCGCTGTTGATTCACGGCGAAGTGACCGACCCCGAGGTGGATGTGTTCGACCGCGAGGCGGTGTTCATCGAGCGGCATCTCATCGCTCTGCGCCGCGCTTTTCCCGAGCTCAAGATCGTGCTGGAGCACATCACCACGGCCCAGGCCGCCGCGTTCATTCAAGAGGCGCACGACCGGGATGCCCAGGGTGCGCCTCTTCTGGCCGCAACCCTCACGGCGCATCATCTGCTGCACAACCGCAATGCCATGTTCAAAGGCGGCATGCGGCCCCACTACTACTGCCTGCCCGTGCTCAAGCGCGAGACCCACCGCCAGGCTCTGCTCGATGTCGCCACGAGCGGAGACGACCGTTTCTTTCTCGGCACCGACTCCGCGCCGCATGCGCGCAACACCAAGGAAACGGCCTGCGGCTGCGCCGGTTGCTTCACGGCGGCCAATGCGCTGGAGTTGTACTGCGCGGCTTTCGAGCAGCGCAATGCTTTGCACCGACTCGACGATTTCGCCAGCCGTTTCGGCGCGGCGTTCTACGGTTTGCCGCGCAATACGGGCTCGATCACCCTGGAGCGCCGGAGCTGGCAGGTGCCCGACACGCTGCCCTATGCCGACGCCGACATCGTGCCTCTGCACGCGGGTGAAGCGATGGAGTGGCAGGTGCAGGTCGGGGTTTGA
- a CDS encoding oxygen-binding di-iron domain-containing protein, protein MATELFNNGTHLCLMFSDLVEDDGDAVQANQFLLIDHGQGALIDPGGNMTFNELTLTMRKYMAPQDLHYLLASHADPDIIASLDRWMTASKADLVISRLWARFAPHFCKLGKTDKRIIAVPDAGGTLRLGKSDIVLLPAHFLHAEGNFQFYDPISKILFSGDLGVSLVSGAQAGRPFAQLADALPHMEAFHRRYMVSNKILRYWASMVRTLDIEMIVPQHGSPIKGKPAVAQFIDWAEGLSCGIDLMTTSNYRVPDLPIPLAG, encoded by the coding sequence GTGGCGACAGAACTATTCAACAACGGCACGCATCTGTGCCTCATGTTCAGCGATCTGGTCGAAGACGACGGCGACGCCGTGCAGGCCAATCAATTCCTCCTCATCGACCACGGCCAGGGCGCGCTCATCGATCCGGGCGGTAATATGACGTTCAACGAACTCACGCTGACCATGCGCAAATACATGGCGCCGCAAGACTTGCACTACCTGCTGGCTTCGCATGCCGACCCGGACATCATCGCCTCACTAGACCGCTGGATGACCGCCTCCAAGGCCGATCTGGTGATCTCTCGTCTGTGGGCGCGTTTTGCTCCGCATTTCTGCAAGCTCGGCAAAACCGACAAACGCATCATCGCCGTACCTGACGCCGGAGGAACGCTGCGCCTGGGCAAGAGCGACATCGTGCTGCTGCCGGCGCACTTTTTGCACGCAGAGGGCAACTTCCAGTTTTATGACCCGATCAGCAAAATCCTGTTCTCGGGCGATCTGGGGGTTTCACTCGTCAGCGGTGCGCAGGCGGGCCGCCCGTTTGCGCAACTGGCCGATGCCCTGCCCCATATGGAAGCCTTCCACCGCCGCTACATGGTGTCGAACAAGATCCTGCGGTATTGGGCCAGCATGGTGCGCACGCTGGACATCGAGATGATCGTGCCGCAGCATGGCTCCCCCATCAAGGGCAAACCGGCCGTGGCGCAATTCATCGACTGGGCCGAGGGCCTGAGTTGCGGCATCGACCTGATGACCACGAGCAATTACCGGGTGCCCGACCTGCCGATTCCGCTGGCCGGGTAG
- the rsmH gene encoding 16S rRNA (cytosine(1402)-N(4))-methyltransferase RsmH, whose product MPSAETAHRTVLLHEAVDQLITNPDGVYLDATFGRGGHSREILRRLSPAGRLIAIDRDPQAIEAAAQIHDARFVIKHAPFSEFARVLHEQGVAQADGLLFDLGVSSPQLDQPERGFSFRADGPLDMRMDNSSGQTVAEYLATASVDEIATVLRDYGDERAAVQIAKKIVARRDAGAPLARSGELAALVASAVKSREPGQDPATRTFQALRIHVNAELAQIETALSQVLDCLRPGGRLAVISFHSLEDALIKRFIHRHARAPAVDRRQPFVPGVSAEFQPQLKEVVRMRPSAAEISGNARSRSAMLRVAQRV is encoded by the coding sequence ATGCCCAGCGCCGAAACGGCGCACCGCACCGTGTTGCTGCACGAGGCGGTCGACCAACTGATCACCAACCCGGACGGGGTGTACCTCGACGCGACTTTCGGGCGTGGCGGACACAGCCGGGAAATTCTGCGGCGGCTGTCGCCCGCCGGGCGGCTGATTGCGATCGACCGCGATCCGCAGGCCATCGAAGCCGCGGCCCAGATTCACGATGCGCGTTTTGTGATCAAGCACGCGCCATTCTCCGAGTTTGCGCGGGTGCTGCACGAGCAGGGCGTGGCGCAGGCCGATGGGCTGCTGTTCGATCTGGGTGTGTCGTCGCCGCAACTCGATCAGCCCGAGCGCGGCTTCAGCTTCCGCGCTGACGGGCCTTTGGATATGCGGATGGACAACAGCAGCGGGCAAACCGTCGCTGAGTATCTGGCCACGGCCAGCGTGGATGAAATTGCAACCGTGCTGAGGGATTATGGAGACGAACGGGCGGCTGTCCAGATTGCAAAGAAGATTGTGGCTCGCCGCGATGCCGGAGCGCCTCTCGCGCGCAGCGGCGAACTCGCCGCACTGGTTGCCAGTGCCGTCAAGAGCCGTGAGCCGGGCCAGGACCCGGCCACCCGCACGTTTCAAGCTCTTCGGATTCACGTCAATGCCGAGCTTGCGCAAATCGAAACGGCGTTGAGCCAGGTGCTCGACTGCCTGAGGCCGGGCGGGCGGTTGGCCGTGATCAGCTTTCATTCGCTGGAAGACGCGCTGATCAAACGCTTTATTCACCGCCATGCCCGCGCACCGGCGGTCGATCGGCGCCAGCCCTTCGTCCCCGGCGTTTCGGCCGAGTTCCAGCCGCAACTCAAGGAGGTGGTGCGGATGCGGCCTTCGGCGGCGGAAATCAGCGGCAATGCGCGGTCGCGCTCGGCCATGCTGCGCGTGGCACAACGGGTCTGA
- the mraZ gene encoding division/cell wall cluster transcriptional repressor MraZ, whose amino-acid sequence MFIGISALTLDGKGRMTVPARHRDLLMARSQGRLTLTKSPDGCLLMFSDDEWTSFRDRVMQLPMSAQGWKRIYLGHATETEMDGTGRVLISPELRQAVGLEREVDLIGMGRHFEIWDRAKHQAQEAAVVEAGMPDAVRDIVL is encoded by the coding sequence ATGTTTATTGGCATTTCGGCACTCACTCTGGACGGCAAAGGTCGTATGACCGTGCCTGCCCGGCATCGTGATCTGCTGATGGCGCGCTCGCAGGGGCGGCTCACGCTGACCAAGAGCCCCGACGGTTGTCTGCTGATGTTTTCCGACGACGAGTGGACGAGTTTTCGCGATCGGGTGATGCAGTTGCCCATGTCGGCGCAGGGCTGGAAGCGCATCTATCTCGGTCATGCCACCGAAACCGAAATGGACGGCACCGGGCGCGTGCTGATTTCGCCCGAATTGCGTCAGGCCGTCGGTCTGGAGCGCGAGGTCGATCTCATCGGCATGGGACGTCACTTCGAAATCTGGGATCGCGCCAAACATCAGGCGCAAGAGGCTGCGGTGGTCGAGGCCGGTATGCCCGATGCCGTGCGCGACATTGTGTTGTGA